Proteins from a genomic interval of Amycolatopsis sp. cg13:
- a CDS encoding M23 family metallopeptidase encodes MVAAVAAGAFAAAAAGQTLKSTSGGDSDAAVTPLANAQNASASFTLGSAGSGGAPELLPTGHAVDASAEAAKMADSAKVTKARVQAETEAARQAAEEAARPKTCMPAHGTFTSGFGARWGTSHLGIDIANSIGTPIYAASDGTVIQAGPASGFGLWVRVQLDDGTIQVYGHMNSFSVREGQKVKCGEQIAEIGNRGESTGPHLHFEVWQDGSKKIDPRPWLAARGVNVS; translated from the coding sequence GTGGTCGCCGCCGTCGCGGCTGGCGCGTTCGCCGCAGCCGCCGCCGGGCAGACCCTCAAGTCCACCAGCGGCGGGGATTCCGACGCCGCGGTCACCCCGCTCGCCAACGCACAGAACGCGAGCGCCTCGTTCACCCTCGGCAGCGCGGGCTCCGGGGGAGCTCCCGAACTGCTGCCGACCGGCCACGCCGTCGACGCCTCCGCCGAAGCCGCGAAGATGGCCGACAGCGCCAAGGTCACCAAGGCCCGCGTGCAGGCGGAAACCGAAGCCGCGCGCCAGGCCGCCGAAGAGGCTGCCCGTCCGAAGACCTGCATGCCCGCGCACGGCACGTTCACCTCCGGTTTCGGTGCCCGCTGGGGCACGAGCCACCTCGGCATCGACATCGCCAACTCGATCGGCACCCCGATCTACGCCGCCTCCGACGGCACCGTCATCCAGGCCGGCCCCGCCAGCGGTTTCGGCCTCTGGGTACGCGTCCAGCTCGACGACGGCACCATCCAGGTCTACGGCCACATGAACAGCTTCTCGGTCCGCGAAGGCCAGAAGGTCAAGTGCGGCGAGCAGATCGCCGAGATCGGCAACCGCGGCGAGAGCACCGGCCCGCACCTGCACTTCGAGGTGTGGCAGGACGGCAGCAAGAAGATCGACCCGCGCCCGTGGCTCGCTGCCCGCGGCGTGAACGTCAGCTGA